A stretch of Carnobacterium iners DNA encodes these proteins:
- the ftsE gene encoding cell division ATP-binding protein FtsE yields the protein MIKMENVGKTYPKGVKALRDMSVSIEAGEFVYIIGASGSGKSTFAKLIIREEKMTKGKMTVCGFDLAKIKSKDIPKLRRQIGVVFQDYRLLKNRTVFENISYALEVIGTNPEEIKARVIEVLIQVELEDKADQKPTELSGGEQQRVGIARAIANKPKVLIADEPTGNLDPKTALEIMRLFYRINLTGTTIIMVTHNLAIVNKVHNRVIEIKNGALVDDKCKNNGSLQYDYSSGDYIFI from the coding sequence ATGATTAAGATGGAAAATGTAGGAAAAACCTATCCTAAAGGAGTAAAAGCACTTCGGGATATGTCGGTATCGATTGAAGCTGGAGAATTTGTCTATATCATTGGAGCAAGTGGTTCTGGAAAATCGACTTTTGCAAAGCTAATTATCCGAGAAGAGAAAATGACTAAAGGGAAAATGACTGTTTGTGGATTTGATTTAGCAAAAATAAAAAGTAAAGACATTCCTAAATTAAGACGCCAAATAGGGGTAGTCTTCCAAGATTATCGGTTATTGAAAAATCGTACGGTTTTTGAAAATATTTCTTATGCATTAGAAGTAATCGGAACAAATCCTGAAGAGATAAAAGCCCGTGTAATAGAAGTGTTGATTCAAGTTGAACTTGAAGATAAAGCTGATCAAAAACCTACAGAATTATCTGGTGGAGAACAACAAAGAGTGGGAATTGCACGAGCAATCGCTAACAAACCTAAAGTTCTTATTGCAGATGAGCCGACTGGAAATTTAGACCCTAAAACAGCTCTAGAAATTATGCGTTTGTTTTACCGTATTAATTTAACGGGTACGACCATTATTATGGTCACCCATAACCTTGCTATTGTAAATAAAGTACACAATCGTGTAATCGAGATTAAGAATGGTGCACTTGTTGACGATAAATGTAAAAATAATGGAAGCTTGCAATATGATTATAGTTCAGGGGATTATATCTTTATTTAA
- a CDS encoding flagellar hook-basal body protein, translated as MSIPLSISKSGLNAIQTSMDALSNDIANVNTTGYKSKNIRFNELLKNDMKGGNILLSDQAQNGAINRGTKSGYTTMNHAQGSLISDTNPYHLAIEGNGFFGVTDTNNQFYLTRDGAFQLNGDKSITNGNGDRLAIEAAIPVEQWPEGDVSISETGDVRIQSANGNTLVGKISLFNPANTDAMVSVGENKFSYIGDFVEQDGLIQQHYLEASNTDLATAITDMMLAQRSYSLNMKVAQGTDEMMSVINQFKQ; from the coding sequence TTGAGTATACCTTTAAGTATCAGTAAAAGTGGGTTAAATGCTATTCAAACATCGATGGATGCTCTATCAAATGACATTGCTAATGTGAATACAACCGGCTATAAATCAAAAAATATCCGCTTCAATGAATTATTGAAAAATGATATGAAGGGTGGAAACATCCTGTTATCCGATCAAGCGCAAAATGGCGCAATTAATAGAGGGACAAAAAGTGGTTATACCACTATGAATCATGCGCAAGGGTCGCTAATTTCTGATACTAATCCGTATCATTTAGCTATTGAAGGCAATGGTTTTTTTGGAGTAACCGATACAAATAATCAATTCTATTTAACTCGCGATGGCGCTTTTCAACTGAACGGCGATAAGTCTATTACTAACGGAAATGGCGATCGTTTAGCAATTGAAGCGGCTATCCCAGTTGAACAATGGCCTGAAGGAGACGTTAGTATTTCTGAAACTGGTGACGTTCGTATTCAATCAGCTAACGGAAATACACTCGTTGGAAAAATATCTTTGTTTAACCCTGCTAACACAGATGCAATGGTTTCAGTAGGAGAAAATAAGTTCAGTTATATTGGTGATTTTGTTGAACAAGATGGCTTAATTCAGCAGCATTATTTAGAGGCTTCTAACACAGATTTAGCTACGGCTATTACAGATATGATGTTAGCCCAACGCTCGTATTCTTTGAATATGAAAGTAGCACAAGGAACAGATGAAATGATGTCAGTCATTAACCAATTCAAACAATAG